The genomic region cgtgtgtgtttgtgtgtgtgtgtgtgtgtgtgtgtgtgtgtgtgtggctgggaggTTGTCTCTGTCTTCATCTATGTGAGTGGGCTACAGTGGCACCATTGTAGCAAGAGACCAGAGTTTTTACTGGTTCTGCTGACAACATGAGTGTGAGGAGAGTACTTACCAGGCCTGTTTTCTCCTTTCATGAAATAGTAATCCAGCGGGAGATCCAATAATGAGTGAGACACAATGAGCGAGTCTGAGTTGTGAGTCTTTACTAACCGCAGGGTTCTTCTAATACTGACTCAGTTTGCAAAACCTGGTgtttaatttaaatcaaattaaaacgCATTTTATATTAGAATGTATTTCCCCTTGCTTATAAAATATCCTTTTCTCTCACTATCAGACAATATTCACATACCTGTGGCGATGTTGCTATGCAGTCGCCCAAAGAACAAGCAACAGAAATGGTGGCTTCAGTAGACATGGCGCTGTCACTGAGTGTGTGGACATGTTCTTCATTGTTATTTTGCATTCACCATAATTTATTCATCCAAGGTATTTTTCTTATTCTACTGGTGAATATTATATGCGTGTCCTTGATATATCCTCGTGTGAAGCAGGATGATTTTGGTCTGTAGAATGTCATCAAGTGTTGAGATGTGCAGCTGTTGAGGGGCTGGTGACTGACAGAcctgtggagatgtgtgtgtgtgtgtgtgtgtgtgtgtgtgtgtgtgtgtgtgtgtgtgcgcgcgcgtgtgcataGCCACCTGTTTAATCACAATCTCAGCCATGTCAATCCAGAGCTTGCATGTCTGTGCCTGCAtcttgcatgtgagtgtgtgtgataacagcTGAGGATAACTCTGATGATATCCGAGCCAGAAACAATTTcacactgaaccccccccccccccccctacacacacacacacacagtcacccacatgcatacacactagTAGTCATCCACCAACCCCCGCACTGAAATCCAGAAATTGtaccgacacacacagatagacaataCCAAACTTGTGCCAACGCAGACACCATAGCTGTGTGACACACTGAGCATTTAAATGTCGAGCTGTGAATGAACCAGCTGTGCCCACAGCCCACTAATTTCAGGCATACACAAAAGCATATCCATCTCTTCTGTCCTCTGACTGTCTTGTCCATTTTCACCCACTACATCCGCTCTCACAAGCATATACATGTTGTGACACCTGCCCCAAACTGTATACCTTATGTAGAGAGTGAGGCTTTTGTCTGTAGGTGCATGTCTATATCCATATGTatgagtagatgtgtgtgtgtgtgtgtgtgtgtgtgtgtgcacaaagaCATCTGAATAACTGCAGTCTTATTCATCAGTAAGTCTCCAATTGTTTCCTGAGGCGAGACTAGACCACATGTTGCATGGGCTTTTCAGTAAGTAGAACTTACAAAGGAGAGCTGATAGAAGGTGAAATAACTTGTTCTTTGGAGTGGTAAGTGTCCTGCCGGTCAAGCGAAGAGCCTCAACAAAAGCAGATGTAAAAAGGCACTTCAGGTTTCAAGGACTTACTTGAGAACAATCTTCATTTCTACCATGCATGGCTGATGCCTAAAAGCTGGAAACGGGAATGATTGTGTGGggttcttttgtttgtttgtttttttgtgtgtgtgtgtgtgtgcgtgtgtgcgcgcatgcactAATTGCCTGTTTCAGGCATCCAGCTTCCTGTTTGGAACAACTGACCTCTGTGCTGAGGTCTGTTGCTGGTCCGGTTCCTCCATTTGCTGACGTGACCTTTGGCCTGTATGTTGTGTAGGGGCAGCTGTTCAAGATGACCCAGTCCAGCTGATCACTGAAGCTCCACACAACCAAACCAAGCCCCAGGCTACCCTTCCTCCAACTCCAGCTGGAtgatgaaacacacatgtaAGTTTAGGGATCCCTACATGGAGTGTCTGGGTCCTCTGCAGCTCCTTCAGAATTGTAGCGAGAAATTGTGGGGGCCCTTAAAtatgccatcttaaaaaaatatcTTTCAGGTGCTGGAGCCCCTGAACCTTTCGCTTTCCAATTTCTGCTTCCTTGCTTAATATGCATAAGAACAACATTAAAACCAACGccatgaaagaaaagaaggattTTCTGTTacattctctttgtctctctcaaacacacacacagacactcacactaactGATCCACAGTCCCTGAAAGGGGGGAACAATTCCTACCCTGGCACACCCTGTGATGCTGACTAGATGGAGCCTTTgtttatacacactcacacacacacacacacacacaccacctccaaaaGTAAGACAAAGCAGGCAGGCGGGCACAGTAAGGCAGTGTGATCCTCTAATCTCTCACGTCAGGTTTGTACAAATGAAACACCTCAAAGCGAGAGCTCCCACATCTCAGTGAAGAGGGTTTTGGCACTGCACCCTCCACAAGCCCAGGCCAGTCATACACAGCTGCTCTCCCTGAGTGCTGTCTGGTTTTAATGCCCACAGTCTCACATTAGCAAATGGAATACATCTCCTTCTATTGTTGTCTCCATAAAATGCACCTGTTGTGTCATGTGCAAtgtacacacaccatgcatgtAAAAATGTTTATACCGTACATGCCGTTAATGACGTACTAAAAGGAGGTGGCTGGGGGCTTCATAGTGAACATCAAAGCTCAAGattacataaaaacacatgtaTTGTTTCACAAAATGAATGGAAATGGGCTCTTGTTTTTAGTAGATGCAGGGCTCGGAGGGAAAAGGTGGCctaaaatgaatgcactgcaTCCTGTGATTCTGTGCCAAGCAAAGGTATTTACCTCTCCCACGGATCACCTCTGCGCCTACAGAAATATATTGTGTTCTTGAACCAGCGCATGAGCAAGGCCTCTTCATTTCAGCAAATGGGGATAGTTGCCATGTACCTCCCCCGGGGCTTTTGTGTCTGAATTCACCAAATGTAATGTTCAGCTTCGAGAGCACTGATTGTCCTTGACAGGCTTTCTTTGTGGAAACTGTGGTAACTTTAGGGTGACATTTTCTGTGCGCTGATCACATTTGATTAGTGGTATATGTCTGGATGAAAAGGTCTGTGTCATGTTGGTTTTTCTTAAATGCTCATTTAAAGAGGTATTTATATTCATCCTGTTTGAGCTGATCTGAATCACACCGGCAGTATTAACCTTTAGGTTGATGAGGTAATCTTCGCCTCCTCCTTGACGACTTTTTACTCCTTTTCTAAACCAATGAATTCCGTGTGcatgacaaagacagagacagacagacagagagagatagagaaagaaggtGAGGTTATTTTGCTCTGCAATACCATGCCGTCTAATATGATCAGTCCCGTAGGATACTTCTGAAAGTGTCACCAACCTCAAAAATGTTGTGGGCACATGCGCCCACTAGCTATAGGATGAGGTAGTGCTGACAAATGTCATGCAATGTGTCAGTATTTTTCATGGACAATTTTAACATTATGAGCATGGACATAtagtttaataaataataatgttgtATTTTCAAATTGCTGTTAGACCATAATACGTACCTCCTGTAGAAACATTACAAtgtattcaaatcaacagagcTAGTTCTCTGTGGCATTTAAGAAGATCATTCTTCGGTGGTCAGCAAATTCTCAATGATCCATTAGAAAGGGGCATTTTCCGCTAAATTCTTCAGTTATTGATCTATTCTGTTAATGTAGTTTATAGGAAAAACAAACTCACCGAAGGAAGGCATCACAGTGTCTGTCAGTTTTGTGTTAAGGTCTGTTGTTTAAAAAAGATTTTTACATTAGCTGAATTTAATTTATTCAAATGTCATCTGAAACCATCCATTTCCTTTGTTGTGGTCATAGAAGAAGGGGATTAATTCAGTGGCCAGCTTTATTGTACGTGAATTATTGCATTATCTCCACTAGGTGGAGGAGTTGCACTATGTACTTTCCAAGGAGATTCCATCCAAGAAAATTTTTGGGTAATTAATGATGAAACAACAACTTCAGGCATATTTCTGACTATCTCAGACTGAATATTGAACAACTAATTTGGTAAAAGAACATTAattacagattttttttaagatcaTATCATATTTTATCCAATCAAGTGTCCCAAAAGACCACTGAGACATGTCAGCCATTGGACAGGAGATACGAGTTTTATTTGGCTTATCATGACCATTATTGCAATCTGTGTTCAGGCGCTGGCCCTTGTCTAACTGAAACTACAACAATTACACTTCACAATTCATATGTCATGCAGTTCAACATCAACACGTTTTGATGACCATTTTTTCGTTTCTCACTTAGAGAGTGTGAAAATCCAGGACTGAGAGTGCAAAGTGTGAGAGCAAACCCATAGTGAGACAGGGTGTTATGATAATATGAATATTTCTAACTTGTCTTCTTACCTGTCTCACATTTGTCTGAGAAACAAAAGTTAATAAAGGTAATTTGCTGTACCATTATAGTGGATTAAAATACATTGAATAATACTGTCAGTTTTTTATCCTTAGGTAAAATCAATATGTTGTGGTATAGATaaggcaaatacacacatttgaaaGTTCCTCTAATCACTGTGTATAGTGCGTTACAAGGTGCATACAGTTCATCTGTAGTTTACCCTGAAGACCAAAACACACTGAATTTACACCAACTCAGTTGAAGGTTATGTCGTATATTCATAACATAAAGATGTACAAACATTTGGCAAAGGCTTAACTGTTTAAACTTTGTGAGATTTTAACTCCAAATGAAACTTAAATGCAGCTTACTCCTCCAAGTGTGGAGTAATTACTCTTTGAGTGCCGCGAGACCCAACATCAGCTGTTCTTTTAATGCATCATGCTTGGTCTTTGATTCTTTTGCACGTATTGTATGCAGATGGAATGCAGATGCATTCTGGGAGTGGCATGAACTCCAGAACTAGGCCTAATCCTTCTGAAAACAGTTCAGTGCTTGTACTGTATAGTCTAGTGCTGTGATTATGGTCCTCTTCAGATCAGATTACCAATAGTTATTGGTGAACATAAACATAGTGGCTACATACTGATGATTAGAGGTGAATCCATATCTGTACCTGTCCAAACCATGCAGGGAACTCCTGACCCCAGCCCTCATGTGGCCCTCAGAAGGATAGCACTGTGACTGACCTTCCTTGGGGGTCTGAACTGCAGTATCATCCGAACATCTATGAATCATATCAACATATCCACAGGATCTAGACAGCATCCAGGGCACAGCTTCTCCCACTGAATGCTTTCCTCATCTTCTGTCCCACCCAACACTGTGGGATCACAGGTTCCATTACAAGTTAAGTCACTGCGAAAGTCTCTAGACCTTGGGCCGTTGCAGTCATAATTTTCCCAGAGAGGGCAAGGCGCCAGCTTTGACAAGGACCACTGTGAGAAGGTCGGCTTTGCCAGTGTGAGTGGGGGTACCAGTGGGTGGTGAGTCAGCAGGCTGATGGTGTGAGTTCTGAGGTGTGGGGATCTTGCCTCTTAGAAGCGTCGATCTGGCCGGCCCGATGCTGGACTTGCTGTTCTCCATGGTGGGGATGGGCGTGCCGGGGATGTTGATGCCCGGTATGGTGGGTGGTGGAGGCTCAAGCGAGGGGTGGCACCCACAGCAGCAGAGCAGGCGGAAGAAGGCGACGCGCATCTCACGGCTGGACAGCGTGTAGATGAGCGGGTTGAGTGCCGAGTTGAGCACGGCCAGCGCGATGAACCAGTCCACCTGGTAGAGCAGGGGGCAGAGCTGCGGCGAGCAGCCCACATCCACCAGCAGCAGCGAGAAGAGTGGCGTCCAGCACACCACGAACACGCCCAGCACGATCACCACCGTCCGCAGCAGCGACAGCGCCCGCTCCGACGGACGCCCGCTCACCCGCCGCCCGCTGGACGTCACCAGCCGGTAGATGCGGATGTAGAGGATGATGATGGCCAGCAGCAGAGCGCTGAACACGCTGATACAGAAGGCCACGTAGCTCTTGGCGTAGAGCGGCAGCACGGTGGAGCAGGCATGCAGCTGCCCGCGGCAGTTCCAGCCCAGGCTGGGCAAGGCACTCAGCAACACCGACACCAGCCAACAAGCGCCCAGCAGGCCCAGCAGACGACCCCGGCCCGCCGCCTCGCATGGCCGCAGGCGTACCATGGTCATGTGGCGCTCGATGCCGATGGCCAGCAGACTGAAGGTGGAGGCGCTTAGGGCCACAAACATGCTGCCCTCCCGCGCCAGCCATTGCCAGGGCTTAAGAAAAAAGGTGTTGCGGCCCGAGGTGAAGATGTTGACAGCGTACGCCACGCCTGCCAGGAGGTCGGACAGCGCCAGGTTACCGATCAGGAAGTACATACGGCTGTGGAAGCGCTTGTTGCGCCAGAGTGCCAGCAGCACAGTCACGTTCTCCAGGACGATCAGCATGCAGATCAGGATCAGGACGGCCATTTTGCAGACCCCCACGCTACGCGGCCTGTTCCACTTGCCTGAGTAGTTGTAGTGGGCCACGATCTCAGAGTTCATGCCCAGCTCGAAGCGATCATCCATTGTAGGACACTGCTCCAGATCACACACTAGGGGGCGATGACAGGAAGATTAACAAAGACAGCTGAGCCGTGGAACCTTCTGCTACAAGGACATCATCCCACAGCTCTTGGACCACACCAGATCTTCAGAAGTTCTGCGATGAATATAATGATAAGTTGACaaacgtgtgtatatatatatacagaataaTTAAAGTCCACCAAGTGTTACAAATGGAACTGACACTGGAGGTGTTTAACTATAAAACAATTGTACAGTAGACTATGTGGCACAGTAAACAGTGAAAAATTACAGATTTATCGAAGAATGTAATCGCCTTTTAACTTTTCTGGTGTTATCTTGTTTGATAAAGACAGTGTCCAGAGTTTTTCTGTAAATTACTGTGGTGGATGCTAGAAATTCACAAAACCTCTGGAATGTCTGTGGATGAAGCTGACTATGGGTGATTTTTGATTAATTCCGAAAATCTGAATACCTAAAAATCATCACTCctgaagaggagaaaaacactTCACTCACAATTCTTTGGACTAAAATACGTTTAGTTACTAAATCAATCAAATATGTTTCGTGAGGTGTGTTAAAAAAATATCTGTTATGAAGTGACTGGTTTAATTCGTCTACAACTATTTCGGAAAAGCACGATAACGATTTTAGTTTTGGCCCTGCTTAGGGTGTACATATGTAAATGGTTACTTTTGCTTCTTAAAAGTTCACAATTTGTGGAAATGATTTACCTTTGTGCCGATTCGTTACATCCCGAAGACGCATGTTCCTTCCCAGGCTTCTCAAAACTTCTCTTCATATTTCAAAATGGGTatgctttccccctctctcttttaggTCCTCAGTTAATTTAAACGTACATTTTAACTCAAAATAAACAACTCCCTTGAAAACATTAAACGCAACCTCTATCTGTGTACATAGCCTACATTATGTCAGTGTCAGAGAATAAAATCCTTACTTCGCGTAGCTCATTTTGTGATTAACTTGCTCCCCACGTCCATCAAGAGTCCCGCACAACTTCGTGAAGCCCAACCTTGACTCGGGGCGGGATTTTCGCGTTCGGTAGGGCGTGCGTTCCTGAGCGCTCCTGTCGTTTATGTTCCAGGGTTGGCCATCATCACACTGTTCAGGCAAACACTACTGTGGTCAGGGTTTAGCTGTTAATCATAAATTAAAAGACGCTATGTCACACTCTTGTCATAGAGAAAAACGTCGTTGAGAGTTGTGTATAGTCTCCGTATCTCCTTATATAGCCTGCAAAATGACTGGTTTGTTTGGATACAACTTGTGTCATTCTGCGGTGTGAGTTCCAAAACAGTGAGGTGTCACTTTAATAATGACCCTCAGCTGACTATTCTTGAGTGTAGTTCCTCACACAATAGCTTGTTCCGTTGTCCTAATCATTAACCCATCAGTTAGTATAACTATTAGTTAGCATAACTGAAACAACTTTCTGCCAAACCAAATCTCACAGTATGCTGTATCAAACACAAACTTGCTATGATACTCGTTATATtctaaatattttctttttataaCATGTCCAACCAGTTAGATGCACTTCAAAGTATCTTCATGATCTATTTGGATTCCGTGGTCAATGGAACTAGGCCATAATGCAGCACAAATGAAGACTCTCCTGAAAGCAAATATGATTGTGTACACAGGAAGAATGAAGGTAAATGTttacaaatgttttcatttaattaCTGTTTACAGATAATACTTTTTTTCAGTTAATGGTTTATGGCTTGATTTTACCATTACAGCTGTGAGGAACTCTTGTCCATATAACCAACTGTTTGTAAAAATGATAGCAGATATGCATTAAACTCTTCCGTTTAAGCCACTGTTTTACACCCTCACTCATAGCTCTTTGTctatattttttcattttctttatttgtctttctttcttcactcctgtctgtctttccccccttttttggTCCTCTCCCTTTGTGTAGCTGTCTTGGGTTTGGTGTTTATAGAACAAGCAGTGCATTCTCACAGCGGTCCCTCAGGACTGTGGTCCAGACGTCTTAGATGGTGAGTGGCCAGTGAAATGTAGCCAGAGTTACTGGAATGGGAGGCCACTCTTATCATATCTAAAACtgccccccccatacacacacacacacatttaagtgtCTGTAGCAGAGACAGTCAAGCCGTACGGGGGTGACGGTCACTCCGAGGACCAGAAAACTGTGAGAAGTGGGCGTTGAGAGCGATTCTTCACAGGCTTCTCTGCCCTTTGTCTTCACCCTGTGCCTTGTCCACCACTCCCAGTCATCTCCTCTATCCTCTCATCTGtcttttgctgttttttctttctcactcttttaaatatatttcccCATTGTCCCTTTGCTTTGCCTTCCTCTTTCCTAAACTCCACGCTGTACTTATGCATCCTACTGAGTCATACATTCTCCTTTCCTCAGAATGATCctcctttcccttcctcctcGCCCccatcctttcctcccctctgaaCACCTGTCTTATCTACTTTCCCCTCCTGATCTCTTCCTGTACAGTTCCGTCTTTCATCTCATCTTTTCCTCAAGGCTCTTTCTCCcccactcttttctctccactcttctcctctcctctcctctcctctcctctcctctcctctcctctttttcagaCCAGGGTGCAGCTAACTGATAGATTAGCCTGAGCTGTATTTATTTTACCCTGAGCGTTGACACTCTGCACATCcattaataacaataaacaaatacacaagggAAGGACTGttgtcactagtgtgtgtgtgtgtgtgtgtgtgtgtgtgtgtgtgtgtgtgtgtgtgtgtgtgtgtgtgtgtgtgtgttagctgagagggtgtgtgtgtgtgtgtgtgtgtgtgtgtgtgtgtgtgtgtgtatgtgtgtgtgtgtgtgtgtgtgttagctgagagggtgtgtgtgtgtgtgtgtgtgtatgtgtgtgtgtgtgtgtgtgtgtgtgtgtatgtgtgtgtgtgtgtgtgtgtgtgttagctgagagtgtttgtgtgtgtgtgtgtgtgtgtgtgtgtgtgtgtgtatgtgtgtgtgtgtgtgtgtgtgtgtgtgtgtgtgtgtgtgtttgtgttagctgagagggtgtgtgtgtgtgtgtgtgtgtgtgtgtgtgtatgtgtgtgtgtgtgtgtgtgtgtgttagctgagagggtgtgtgtgtgtgtgtgtgtgtgtgtgtgtgtgtgtgtgtgtgtgtgtgtgtgtgtgtgtgtgtgtgtgtgtgtgtgtgtgttagctgagaGGGAGGAAACTCCTCAGAAAAATAAGAGTAACTGGATCCCTGGAACCACTCATTTGCCATGTAaagttatatgtttatatgtttacatcactctgtgtacgtgtatgtatgtatgcctgcgtctgtatgtgtgtgcatgtcttttctcttttgtatttgtgtgagagagtttgtacaTGTGCAGTTGCATTGCCGTGAGTCAAGGCTGGCTGACGTAGAAGCTGGCAGTGAGTGAACTGGTCTGGAATTTTGTATTCAGTGGGAACTCGGGGGCTGGGTCTCCTGGGCCTTCACCTTTTtacccccaacaccccccactccccaacccccaacccctccaTACAGTACCCTTCATCtacgtgcccccccccctccacttcttgccacatacacacaccaaaacagttACACTAGTTTAACATCTGGCTTTAGACGTACTCTCAAAGACATGCACAACATTTCCTGTCAGTGAGGCAGAGTTTACATTGTTTCCATCACGTCAGAAAGGCTCTGACATGTCTTTGAGCCCTTACCCCACAATTAATATCAAGGCTTCGCCTAAGCACATAAAATAACCAACAGCACAAGTAATGTGAATGCCTGGCTTTGGCCCTATCTTTTTCTATCAGACTCATTTCCCACTGATTTCTCCAAGAGCAGGTTTCTGGTGAAGCTCCTTGGCTGATACATTATCTGTGTTGGTAATATTAGCCATTAGCCGTTGGAGCGGCAGGTCCCTTTATCTGTAAAGTGATAAGGTTCGTTACAGAGACCCTACATGCGCCTTTCCTTCTATGTCTTAACCTATGGGCTTTAAATAGTAAGATCACCCACAAGGGGCTTTTGCCAAAGAATGTATCCCTTTTCTCTCagtttatttattataattacttGTAGGCTATAACTGTGAGGGCAGGGAGGGATGGTGGGGGCTGGTACCACAACATGGAACCCCACTGAAAGAAATCCAAATCCTTCAGTGGGATGGTGAGATTTTTCAGTGTACTGCATCGACTATCATTCTCATCTCTTCACTGCCTTCATGGCCACTGATGGAAGTTAAAGGACTCTATTAACAAAGTACTTTTTAATGGCATTAATATGCCCTCCCTGCGATCTTTAAAGTACTAAATAAAGGGCTGGCCCTTGGTCTCCAAATAACTCAAAAATAACTTGGAGCTAAGTCGTGTAAACATCCCTGGCCTCAGATTCTGGCTCACGCTCCTTCCAATGTTTGGCCAGAGGCTGGGAATGATGGCATGGCTCATACCGGTGCGTGCGAGctctgggattgtgtgtgtgtatgtatgtgtgtgtgtgtgtgtgtgtgtgtgtgtgtgtgtgtgtgtgtgtttgtattacgcatgtgtaagagtgtgtgtgtgtgtatgtgtgtgtgtaagagtgtgggtgtgtgtgtgtgtgtgtgtgtgtgtatgtgtgtgcgtgtgtataccTTTTGGGTGTCTgcgtatgcctgtgtgtatgtgagtgtgtgggtgtgttcaaaCTGAAAGTATTTAAAAGTTTATGGCAGGATTATGAAAATTAGTCTGCAGTCTAGTAAGAGTGTCCGTTTTTTCCTGCCATAGCCTGAAAAGTTGCCAAAATAAACATCATTAGTTAGAGCTGCCTGGATTACAGGGCAAAGGTCAGATGGCCTCTGAATGGGAGAGGATCTTAAAAGTGGTTCAGTGTGTCTGCCCAGATGGAGAGTattcatgttagtgtgtgtgtttgtgtgtggtgtgttggtcatgttagtgtgtgtgtttgtgtgtggtgtgttgttctCCCACCATTGTCAGTAATTGCCCAAGTCATGTTCTCATAAACGTCTGGATCAGTTTGTCATCATCTACgtttctcaaaacacacacacacacacaggattgcCTACATCCACTTACCATCACATCCTTCCTCACCTGTGAGCAAATCACTTTTATGCCTTTCTAGAGAGTCCATTGTCTCTTCCATCTCAGATAAGCACAAACACTCTTAGAGAGACGCTCTTACAAACAATTCCCCAGATTTACAAATGGCAACACAGAGCAAAACAGCTTCTCATTCAGGAGTTTCACGTACTGATTTGTTCTTCTTGATGAATGACAGGAAACCAAGATCAACTGATTGTGATCGCATTAATGTGATTAAGAGTATACAGACTGATGATCAGATGTGCCGATATGCTGATTATACTTTGAAGTTGGAACAGTCCTACTGTTGAAGgacattattcattcattcattcatatataATTATTATGTGTTACATCTATTTGATCTTTGCTTGGAAAAAATAGAAATCTAGTAtgaataatacaataataaaataaaaagattacACAAGCCACaaagaagaataaaaaacaGTCTTATTCAACCGTGTTTCTTCTAGCTTCTTGCTGAGTGAGAGGTACTTGCCAGCGTGACATCTGGACCACAGAAGCCTGCTGGCCCCGCAGCACACTGCGAGAACCGAGACATACGCTAGCGTTTACAGCTTCACAATCACATTGACAAGTCCTGCACGTCGTgtgtgaactctgtgtgtgaaaggctGCTCAACCCGTGAGTAAGGTGTGAAACATATCTGTGGGGGGAAAATGTGTCATTTCTTACTGCTGGTGCTCAGAGTTTGAGTCCGTGTTTGAGTCTTGAAAATACATTTGAGGCTGAAGAAAGGCTGAATGTTAGGTGGTTGTGGTGTTGTTGTGGGTGTAGTGTTTGAGTGGAAATCTTTAGGGTGAATGTTGTGTCAGGTTTCTGTGGTTAGGATGTGCACGTTTTGATTATTGTTACATGCTTTGTTGCCACTGTCTATGGACATCCCATTTTCAGCCTGAGCTCCTATGCTGCATAGTGCACAGTTACGCCATAGAAAATGGTTTCAGCATTTCTTTTTAGCAAGATGATTGAAGATGAGTGGTGAATCTAAATGACAGAAAACAGTTCAGAATACATGTGTGGCaacagaggaaagagacagagagcgagagagagagagagatagagagagagagagagaaaatgatagGAAGACAACAAAAAcgctttaaaaaataaacaggTAACAGACAAAGAGTGTGAGCTCACTCAAGAGACAAAGGCATAGAATGAAAGGCATAGaatgaaaggcagagagagaagaaagagagagtgagcaacaGAGGGAGCATGAATGAGCATAGCTGCTCATGTGTTTTGGTAGTGGGTGCTGGGGAGAGCTGGGCTCTTATGTAGTGTCTGCATGCTGACGGCATGGTCTCCTCTGGAGGTCAAAACCCACAGAAAGCCCTCTGATAGGGATCTGCAGAGGTGGCACGAGCCCTTGCTGAGCCAGCAACCGGTGGAGGCTCGAGactccccaacccccctccaccaccccccaacaaccctccaccaccacccccaccctagTCGTCGCTTCACTCTGGCACCCGACAAAGCCCTGCGGCTCCAGCGCCAAGCCCCCCAAACTAAAGactaaaaacacatttcacacgtCATTAACGCGCCACCGCTGACGCGGTTAGCCACCACAGACCATGCACGCGCATGCCGAACCTCCGCCACACTCTTACGCCACAGCACGGTGCCGTGCTCTAATTGGGCACGATGTGGAGTTCAGCCGAAAGGAAAGACAATCGGTCTTTGCCAGGCATGGTAACGTGAGACA from Clupea harengus chromosome 10, Ch_v2.0.2, whole genome shotgun sequence harbors:
- the s1pr3a gene encoding sphingosine 1-phosphate receptor 3a isoform X2: MDDRFELGMNSEIVAHYNYSGKWNRPRSVGVCKMAVLILICMLIVLENVTVLLALWRNKRFHSRMYFLIGNLALSDLLAGVAYAVNIFTSGRNTFFLKPWQWLAREGSMFVALSASTFSLLAIGIERHMTMVRLRPCEAAGRGRLLGLLGACWLVSVLLSALPSLGWNCRGQLHACSTVLPLYAKSYVAFCISVFSALLLAIIILYIRIYRLVTSSGRRVSGRPSERALSLLRTVVIVLGVFVVCWTPLFSLLLVDVGCSPQLCPLLYQVDWFIALAVLNSALNPLIYTLSSREMRVAFFRLLCCCGCHPSLEPPPPTIPGINIPGTPIPTMENSKSSIGPARSTLLRGKIPTPQNSHHQPADSPPTGTPTHTGKADLLTVVLVKAGALPSLGKL
- the s1pr3a gene encoding sphingosine 1-phosphate receptor 3a isoform X1, translated to MRLRDVTNRHKVCDLEQCPTMDDRFELGMNSEIVAHYNYSGKWNRPRSVGVCKMAVLILICMLIVLENVTVLLALWRNKRFHSRMYFLIGNLALSDLLAGVAYAVNIFTSGRNTFFLKPWQWLAREGSMFVALSASTFSLLAIGIERHMTMVRLRPCEAAGRGRLLGLLGACWLVSVLLSALPSLGWNCRGQLHACSTVLPLYAKSYVAFCISVFSALLLAIIILYIRIYRLVTSSGRRVSGRPSERALSLLRTVVIVLGVFVVCWTPLFSLLLVDVGCSPQLCPLLYQVDWFIALAVLNSALNPLIYTLSSREMRVAFFRLLCCCGCHPSLEPPPPTIPGINIPGTPIPTMENSKSSIGPARSTLLRGKIPTPQNSHHQPADSPPTGTPTHTGKADLLTVVLVKAGALPSLGKL